A genome region from Bacteroidota bacterium includes the following:
- a CDS encoding insulinase family protein gives MRTFGIYLCLGLLVVGCRTQQLGQQAYPHLASGLQPLEGAPIQAVVKQQPSGVVAVHWIIRGGVASGRLQPGAEALMLKALFRCGAGRVAGPDFERQMARLGMRVQTAAGPDYSVIRMQCPARQFAAAWDLMLEAMLFPDFEPNSYLKLRDEWAATVQQEQQAQHWQWQHAAFQRYWGPSHPYVATLPTGWYDSLAVLPLAAVQEAYKQLLRANRLRLLVVGPVDASWLAAQLQQQLSGLPEAELPRAPEAASPGEDQVWIAEAEKTTRCLIGAMLPAPLPGTREWPAMLLATHALGQALQADQCQQRFLSCEAFAHCLPHGLVYVGVESEHAYASTQAFVQLLNLYRSQGFTEAELADAKAVYLGELFRELEGNAATAEWLAAALARGHLASQASLPDQIAALQLEEVNRVFQKYARALLWQYQGQMGQVNERAFKLARPK, from the coding sequence ATGAGAACATTCGGGATCTACCTGTGCCTGGGCCTACTGGTGGTAGGGTGCCGCACCCAGCAGCTGGGCCAGCAGGCCTATCCGCACCTGGCCAGCGGGCTACAGCCCCTGGAGGGGGCGCCCATCCAGGCTGTGGTAAAACAGCAACCCTCGGGGGTGGTGGCCGTGCACTGGATCATCCGCGGGGGCGTAGCCAGCGGGCGCCTGCAGCCCGGGGCCGAGGCCCTAATGCTGAAAGCGCTCTTTCGCTGCGGCGCGGGGCGCGTGGCAGGCCCCGACTTTGAGCGGCAAATGGCACGCCTGGGCATGCGGGTACAGACTGCCGCCGGGCCAGACTATTCCGTGATACGCATGCAGTGCCCAGCCCGGCAGTTTGCTGCCGCTTGGGACCTCATGCTGGAGGCCATGCTCTTCCCCGATTTTGAGCCAAACAGCTACCTGAAACTGCGCGATGAATGGGCAGCCACCGTGCAGCAGGAGCAGCAGGCGCAGCACTGGCAGTGGCAGCACGCGGCATTCCAGCGCTACTGGGGGCCCAGCCACCCCTATGTGGCCACACTACCCACCGGCTGGTACGATAGCCTGGCCGTGCTGCCACTGGCGGCGGTGCAGGAGGCCTACAAGCAGCTGCTACGCGCCAACCGCCTGCGGCTACTGGTAGTGGGGCCGGTAGATGCCAGCTGGCTAGCCGCGCAGCTACAGCAGCAGCTAAGCGGGCTGCCCGAGGCGGAGCTGCCCCGTGCACCCGAGGCAGCCAGCCCCGGTGAAGACCAGGTATGGATAGCCGAGGCGGAAAAAACCACCCGCTGCCTGATCGGCGCCATGCTGCCCGCCCCCCTGCCCGGCACGCGCGAGTGGCCCGCTATGCTGCTGGCCACGCACGCGCTGGGCCAGGCCCTGCAGGCCGATCAGTGCCAGCAGCGTTTTCTCAGCTGCGAGGCCTTTGCCCACTGCCTGCCCCATGGCCTGGTGTACGTGGGGGTGGAGAGCGAGCACGCATACGCCAGCACCCAGGCCTTTGTGCAGCTGCTGAACCTGTACCGTAGCCAGGGCTTTACGGAGGCAGAGCTGGCCGATGCCAAAGCCGTGTATCTGGGCGAACTGTTTCGAGAGCTGGAGGGCAATGCCGCTACGGCGGAGTGGCTGGCAGCTGCACTTGCCCGGGGCCACCTGGCCAGCCAGGCCAGCCTGCCCGACCAGATTGCGGCACTGCAGCTGGAAGAAGTAAACCGGGTGTTCCAGAAGTACGCACGCGCCCTGCTGTGGCAGTACCAGGGCCAGATGGGCCAGGTGAATGAACGGGCCTTCAAGCTGGCACGGCCCAAGTAG
- a CDS encoding insulinase family protein, with the protein MWHSRNISLLAGIWVCLAYAWAQQPAATDSLTTASSTTGSPQAADSLAAFATLAYLPPGYHFATLDNGLSLLVVEDHRLPTATVRLAVLAGSVYQHPGYTGVPQLVAHTLALGPGGYQSPAARQAALRQRGWHFGLQAGPQVQQFVLQGQAQDAEAATAHLLQLLRRPDWDTLWVGRAKQLLLAEQQARDASAARYLQHRLDALLWGPLYERVVPVPDYGSLRDQKTTRLADFYQEHYTPGRTLLVVSGDVQPQAVYRWVRAQTLDWAGAVSGRKMPDQPHTLAQDTLIRVELEGQDSPLITAGWVLPAQDTLAYLKAQVLQQLLQGYNRFTAPFRKQELAHGLTAGWVQARPFQGAVKLTAIVGTGDIPRMLDLLKQQLAEAARSPFFAQRQIDEAIQQLYYTRQYAADQPSQYGDLLAQAWAQGSLRLQLDSFPRITPEDIQAFVAQYLDSQPMAVGILGTSTQLQQPFLAEYAQQFRRSRTAAPPADTTHLAAASLPDSSHTRPDTLAQNQPTQPALPTAEEIEAYRIHYAFGAQRWDSTYEHAISRIVLYLNLNPAAQLTLIGHTDSPGSADANQRMALLRATTLKQYIIRTYRIFPQRLHVMSKGESEPLVPETDNASRRMNRRLEFKLQ; encoded by the coding sequence ATGTGGCACAGTCGGAACATATCTCTACTGGCAGGTATATGGGTTTGCCTAGCCTACGCATGGGCGCAGCAGCCTGCCGCTACAGACAGCCTGACCACAGCTTCATCCACTACTGGCAGTCCGCAGGCGGCAGATAGCCTGGCTGCATTCGCCACGCTGGCCTATCTGCCACCTGGCTACCACTTCGCCACGCTGGATAACGGCCTCTCGTTATTGGTTGTCGAAGACCACCGCCTGCCCACAGCCACCGTGCGCCTGGCTGTGCTGGCTGGCAGTGTGTATCAGCATCCGGGCTACACGGGTGTGCCCCAGCTGGTGGCCCACACCCTGGCGCTGGGCCCCGGCGGCTACCAGAGCCCGGCTGCCCGCCAGGCTGCGCTGCGCCAGCGGGGCTGGCACTTTGGCCTACAGGCCGGGCCACAGGTACAGCAGTTTGTGCTACAGGGCCAGGCGCAGGATGCCGAGGCTGCCACCGCCCACCTGCTGCAGCTGCTGCGTAGGCCCGACTGGGATACCCTGTGGGTAGGGCGTGCCAAGCAGCTGCTGCTGGCTGAGCAGCAGGCACGAGATGCCAGCGCTGCCCGCTACCTGCAGCACCGGCTAGATGCCCTGCTGTGGGGCCCGCTGTATGAACGCGTGGTACCCGTGCCAGACTATGGCAGCCTGCGCGACCAGAAAACCACCCGGCTGGCAGACTTCTACCAGGAGCACTACACCCCGGGGCGTACCCTGCTGGTGGTGAGTGGCGATGTGCAGCCCCAGGCCGTATACCGCTGGGTGCGGGCCCAAACGCTAGACTGGGCGGGGGCGGTAAGTGGCCGAAAAATGCCCGATCAACCCCATACACTGGCCCAAGACACCCTGATACGGGTAGAACTGGAGGGGCAGGATAGCCCACTGATAACCGCAGGCTGGGTGCTGCCCGCACAGGACACCCTGGCCTACCTGAAGGCGCAAGTACTGCAGCAGCTGCTGCAGGGCTACAACCGCTTTACCGCCCCTTTTCGAAAGCAGGAACTGGCACACGGCCTCACCGCAGGCTGGGTGCAGGCCAGGCCCTTTCAGGGTGCCGTTAAGCTGACGGCCATTGTGGGGACGGGAGACATACCCCGGATGCTAGACCTGCTGAAGCAGCAGCTGGCCGAGGCGGCCCGTAGCCCCTTCTTCGCGCAAAGACAAATAGACGAAGCCATCCAGCAGCTGTACTACACCCGCCAGTATGCTGCCGACCAGCCCAGCCAGTATGGAGACCTGCTGGCACAGGCATGGGCACAGGGCAGCCTGCGCCTCCAGCTAGACTCGTTCCCCCGCATCACCCCCGAAGACATCCAGGCCTTTGTGGCGCAGTATCTGGATAGCCAGCCCATGGCTGTGGGCATACTGGGCACCAGCACCCAGCTGCAGCAGCCCTTCCTGGCCGAGTATGCGCAGCAGTTCCGGCGCAGCCGCACGGCCGCACCCCCAGCCGATACGACCCACCTGGCAGCGGCCAGCCTGCCGGATAGCAGCCATACCCGGCCCGACACCCTGGCGCAAAACCAGCCCACCCAGCCCGCCCTGCCCACGGCCGAAGAAATAGAGGCCTACCGCATCCACTACGCCTTTGGTGCCCAGCGCTGGGATTCTACCTACGAGCACGCCATCTCACGCATCGTGCTGTACCTGAACCTGAACCCCGCAGCCCAGCTCACCCTCATTGGCCATACGGATAGCCCCGGCAGTGCCGATGCCAACCAGCGCATGGCCCTGCTGCGGGCCACCACACTCAAGCAGTATATCATTCGAACCTACCGCATCTTCCCCCAGCGCCTGCACGTAATGAGCAAAGGCGAAAGCGAACCCCTGGTGCCCGAAACCGACAACGCCAGCCGCAGAATGAACCGGAGACTTGAATTCAAGCTACAATGA